One window from the genome of Streptomyces cadmiisoli encodes:
- a CDS encoding macrolide family glycosyltransferase: MSTIAFLNIAMQGHINPTLPIAAELVRRGHHVTYHTSPAYHEAIKATGATVLPYPGGDPPMPDPPMPVTLIEGLARTTVCLLPAVLSDLHDTRPDLIVHDSACPWGAIAARELGVPVASSFTTFAYNRSVPSPTSGSWTLLASAAVHPGNVRGYLRARREMRRHYDIRGVPPFDLGNICQALNLVYTSRAFQPGTEDIDASYRFVGPSIGSRPADPSFPIEQLQDPVLYASLGTLFGADPAVLRSFATALAPLGGTVIISTGHTDPATLGPLPANVIARRSVPQPQVLERAALFVTHGGMNSVNEALYAGVPMLVVPQGADQPLVARRVVELGAGLSIRNHDVTEDSVGALARRLLDDPRFRAAATTLKAAQHEAGGYGRAADELERYLRESGPLGRRAPAPLDPSQRG; the protein is encoded by the coding sequence GTGAGCACCATCGCATTCCTCAACATCGCCATGCAGGGCCACATCAACCCGACGCTGCCGATCGCGGCCGAACTCGTCCGGCGCGGCCATCACGTCACGTATCACACCTCGCCCGCGTACCACGAGGCGATCAAGGCCACCGGCGCGACGGTTCTTCCGTATCCCGGGGGCGACCCGCCGATGCCCGACCCGCCGATGCCGGTCACGCTGATCGAAGGGCTCGCCCGCACCACGGTGTGCCTGCTGCCCGCCGTTCTGTCCGACCTGCACGACACACGGCCCGACCTGATCGTCCATGACAGCGCCTGCCCGTGGGGCGCGATCGCCGCCCGCGAACTGGGGGTGCCCGTGGCGTCGTCGTTCACGACGTTCGCGTACAACCGGAGCGTGCCCAGCCCCACCAGCGGCTCCTGGACGCTGCTGGCCTCGGCGGCGGTCCACCCCGGCAACGTACGGGGCTACCTGCGGGCACGCCGGGAGATGCGCCGCCACTACGACATCCGGGGTGTGCCCCCGTTCGACCTGGGCAACATCTGCCAGGCCCTCAACCTCGTCTACACCTCGCGGGCGTTCCAGCCCGGCACCGAGGACATCGACGCCTCCTACCGGTTCGTCGGCCCCAGCATCGGCTCCCGTCCGGCCGACCCGTCCTTTCCCATCGAGCAACTGCAGGACCCGGTGCTCTACGCGTCCCTGGGCACGCTGTTCGGCGCCGACCCGGCCGTACTGCGCAGTTTCGCCACCGCGCTCGCCCCGCTCGGCGGCACCGTGATCATCTCCACCGGGCACACCGATCCCGCCACGCTCGGCCCGCTGCCGGCCAACGTGATCGCCCGTCGCTCCGTGCCGCAGCCCCAGGTGCTGGAACGCGCGGCCCTGTTCGTCACGCACGGCGGGATGAACAGCGTCAACGAGGCGCTGTACGCCGGGGTGCCGATGCTGGTGGTCCCGCAGGGCGCCGACCAGCCGCTGGTGGCCCGCCGTGTCGTCGAACTCGGTGCCGGTCTGTCGATCCGCAACCACGACGTCACCGAGGACTCCGTAGGCGCTCTCGCCCGGCGTCTTCTGGACGACCCCCGCTTCCGGGCCGCCGCGACCACCCTGAAGGCCGCCCAGCACGAGGCGGGCGGCTACGGGCGCGCCGCCGACGAACTCGAGCGGTACCTGCGCGAGTCCGGCCCGCTCGGCCGTCGGGCACCGGCTCCCCTCGATCCGTCCCAGCGAGGCTGA
- a CDS encoding patatin-like phospholipase family protein: MARAEGTRPGAEGPAPGESAATGLASLPRPVAAVVGAGGVLGAAHVGVGYALEQRGFAPDMIVGTSVGALNGAIAAAHPEKAAPWLDNVWSQLRRRDVYTLGYPSSRASVFTDRGLRRLIAGSGLPSRIEELVVPFTAVAMDLVTGAPVLLDHGDLPSALLASAAIPGMLPPVDREGRTLVDGGVVAYLPVLAALQAGAASVVVLSAGPESSPLSPDIPRRRAGAIAARAGLLLLHHQIQRDLHEVSRHIPTVMLPTGIEAWPSPWDFGHSQRLISTAARSAGSFLDNLRIDGPGLYRADESRTASTDAGAAPFGPGRAPGFFVRGGGQ, translated from the coding sequence ATGGCGCGCGCCGAGGGGACGCGTCCGGGTGCCGAGGGCCCCGCCCCTGGGGAGTCGGCGGCGACGGGCCTGGCCTCTCTGCCGCGACCGGTGGCCGCAGTGGTGGGGGCCGGTGGTGTCCTCGGAGCGGCGCACGTGGGGGTCGGGTACGCACTGGAGCAGCGCGGATTCGCCCCGGACATGATCGTGGGAACCTCGGTGGGCGCCCTCAACGGGGCGATTGCCGCCGCGCACCCCGAAAAGGCCGCTCCATGGCTCGACAACGTATGGAGCCAGTTGCGCCGCCGCGATGTGTACACGCTCGGCTACCCGTCGTCGCGGGCGAGTGTCTTCACCGACCGGGGCCTGCGCCGACTGATCGCGGGGTCCGGGCTGCCGTCCCGGATCGAGGAGCTGGTCGTCCCCTTCACCGCGGTGGCCATGGACCTGGTCACCGGCGCTCCGGTGCTGCTCGACCACGGGGACCTCCCGTCGGCGCTCCTGGCCAGCGCGGCCATCCCCGGGATGCTGCCCCCGGTGGACCGTGAGGGCCGGACCCTGGTCGACGGCGGGGTGGTCGCCTATCTCCCGGTACTGGCGGCCCTGCAAGCCGGCGCTGCCAGCGTGGTGGTGCTGTCCGCCGGGCCGGAGAGCTCGCCCTTGAGCCCGGACATCCCGCGCCGACGTGCCGGCGCCATCGCTGCCAGGGCCGGACTGCTGCTGCTGCACCACCAGATCCAGCGCGACCTGCACGAGGTGTCCCGGCACATCCCGACCGTGATGCTGCCGACCGGCATCGAGGCCTGGCCCTCTCCCTGGGACTTCGGCCATTCCCAGCGGCTGATCAGTACGGCCGCCCGCTCGGCGGGGAGCTTCTTGGACAATCTGCGCATCGACGGGCCCGGCCTGTACCGGGCCGACGAGTCCAGGACGGCGTCGACCGATGCGGGCGCGGCGCCGTTCGGTCCCGGCAGGGCGCCGGGCTTCTTCGTGCGGGGAGGCGGTCAGTGA
- a CDS encoding PAS domain S-box protein — protein MESGPGERDVPAADVDAALLTALFAAVDVGVYAVDDEGTVIACNPAAEQLLGYPPGTLIGVNAHRTLHPPALERATSPLHRPYPRRHGVGRADQRRPRRTAAGRRHTLQVSWTAAPLPTATEHGEGAVVVFHDATAQRVREGRRAERYAHSETMREQAEYDLAETTWLGELTPAMTSTLNADEALHRLVRQPVPRLADTALIDLAGGGTQRRVAAAHHAAGLLPTGLSGEPLSEHPAHQAAVARVVRGGGTRYLENLAATAGDEATCPRSRVSNWPPTTGRPSTRHKSAVTGTTPSSSTRVTWSSSSATTLRRPRSTNSARSSPSTSVTPGTTSPSSPGARRLADTPLQGPHLAEGRPQGERGRRRPGLR, from the coding sequence ATGGAGAGCGGGCCGGGAGAGCGTGACGTACCTGCCGCCGACGTGGACGCCGCGCTGCTGACGGCATTGTTCGCCGCGGTGGACGTCGGTGTGTACGCCGTCGACGACGAAGGCACGGTGATCGCCTGCAATCCGGCCGCCGAGCAGTTGCTGGGCTACCCACCGGGCACCCTGATCGGGGTCAACGCCCACCGCACGTTGCACCCGCCGGCCCTGGAGCGAGCCACCAGCCCTCTGCATCGTCCGTACCCCCGACGACACGGCGTCGGCAGAGCGGACCAGCGGCGACCGCGCCGCACTGCTGCGGGCCGACGGCACACCCTACAGGTGTCGTGGACCGCGGCCCCGCTGCCCACGGCGACGGAACACGGCGAAGGTGCGGTGGTCGTGTTCCATGACGCGACCGCCCAGCGGGTGCGGGAAGGACGCCGCGCCGAGCGGTACGCGCACAGCGAGACGATGCGTGAACAGGCCGAATACGATCTGGCGGAGACGACCTGGCTGGGTGAGCTGACGCCGGCCATGACCAGCACCCTGAACGCGGACGAAGCGCTGCACCGTCTGGTGCGCCAGCCGGTGCCCCGTCTCGCGGACACCGCCCTGATCGACCTGGCCGGCGGGGGCACTCAGCGCCGTGTGGCCGCGGCCCATCACGCCGCCGGCCTCCTGCCGACCGGTCTGTCCGGGGAACCGCTGTCGGAGCACCCCGCGCATCAGGCAGCCGTCGCCCGGGTCGTGCGGGGCGGCGGCACCCGGTACCTGGAGAACCTCGCGGCCACGGCGGGGGACGAGGCGACCTGCCCGAGGTCCCGGGTATCGAACTGGCCGCCCACTACCGGCCGGCCCAGCACGCGGCATAAGTCGGCGGTGACCGGTACGACGCCTTCCTCCTCGACGAGGGTGACCTGGTCGTCGTCATCGGCGACGACACTCAGGCGGCCCCGCTCGACGAACTCTGCGCGAAGCTCGCCGAGCACCTCGGTGACACCCGGGACGACATCACCCTCATCGCCGGGCGCACGCCGACTGGCTGACACTCCGTTACAGGGCCCCCACCTGGCCGAGGGCCGTCCGCAGGGCGAGCGGGGTCGCCGCCGCCCAGGCCTGCGGTGA
- a CDS encoding glycogen debranching N-terminal domain-containing protein, with the protein MTEAGEQIQLVRDATFVRLGRNGDIQGVSGRAPDGLFLNDARHLSRWRLTVDGNAPTTLTPSRTAENGDTSTCVLTPAGTRDEPPAYAVFREQTLTAGTFTEHLRFVSNRPEPVTAELALSVDADFADLFELRADDRHFAKPDVVRSGHTTDDGIRLEYRRGEWQARTTVSCRPAPEVVVEAPGEQSSRTLRWRLRLEPHAEAELHLTVRAQPHGSRHIPQAERIERPQLADSADDLMRAADQGLADLDLLTIAATGVDGQDVFVPAAGIPWFLTLFGRDSLITSYFLLPHRPETAAATLSALAATQGQRHDAFSGEQPGRIVHETRRGELAHFRQVPYGRYYGTVDATPLFLVLLHAHYEATGDRSLAVRLEQHARQAVDWMLTDGGLDSHGYLVYTPDPNGLINQNWKDSADAICFSDGTPAEGPIAVSEVQGYAYDALIRTARLAHDVWADETYAARLRDLAGRLRDRFLRDFWMPGVDFPALALDGAGRQVDVLASDAGHLLWSGILDEDRGRRVGRRLLEPDFFSGWAIRTLAAGQKPYHPLSYHRGSAWPHDNGLIALGLARHGLLEEVRRLSEGLTAAAARYGYRLPEVLAGYDRSATASPVPYPHSCSPQAWAAATPLALRTALGQVGAL; encoded by the coding sequence ATGACTGAGGCCGGCGAGCAGATACAACTCGTGCGCGACGCCACCTTCGTCCGGCTCGGCCGAAACGGCGACATCCAGGGCGTGAGCGGCAGGGCGCCCGACGGACTCTTCCTGAACGACGCGCGACACCTCAGCCGCTGGCGGCTCACCGTCGACGGGAACGCACCCACCACACTGACGCCGTCCCGAACGGCGGAGAACGGTGACACCAGCACCTGCGTCCTCACCCCCGCGGGGACCCGCGACGAACCACCCGCCTACGCGGTGTTCCGCGAGCAGACCTTGACCGCGGGCACCTTCACCGAGCACCTGCGCTTCGTCAGCAACCGCCCGGAGCCGGTCACCGCCGAGCTGGCCCTGAGCGTCGACGCGGACTTCGCCGACCTGTTCGAACTCCGCGCCGACGACCGGCACTTCGCCAAGCCCGACGTCGTACGCTCCGGGCACACCACCGACGACGGCATTCGGCTGGAATACCGCAGAGGCGAATGGCAAGCACGAACGACGGTCAGCTGCCGGCCCGCTCCCGAGGTCGTGGTAGAGGCCCCCGGGGAGCAGTCATCGCGGACCCTGCGCTGGCGACTTCGGCTGGAGCCTCACGCCGAGGCGGAACTCCACCTGACCGTACGCGCCCAGCCGCACGGCTCACGGCACATCCCGCAGGCCGAGCGCATCGAGCGACCTCAACTCGCCGACTCCGCAGACGATTTGATGCGGGCGGCCGATCAGGGACTCGCCGACCTGGATCTGCTGACGATCGCGGCGACCGGCGTGGACGGGCAGGACGTCTTCGTCCCGGCCGCGGGCATCCCGTGGTTTCTCACGCTGTTCGGCCGGGATTCGCTGATCACGTCCTACTTCCTGCTTCCCCACCGGCCCGAGACGGCAGCCGCCACCCTGAGCGCTCTCGCCGCCACCCAGGGGCAGCGCCACGACGCGTTCAGCGGGGAGCAGCCCGGACGCATCGTCCACGAAACCAGGCGCGGTGAACTCGCGCACTTCCGCCAGGTCCCGTACGGCCGCTACTACGGCACCGTCGACGCCACCCCGCTGTTCCTCGTCCTGCTGCACGCCCACTACGAGGCGACCGGCGACCGGTCGCTCGCCGTTCGGCTGGAGCAGCACGCCCGGCAGGCCGTCGACTGGATGCTCACCGACGGCGGGCTCGACAGTCATGGCTACCTCGTCTACACCCCCGATCCGAACGGCTTGATCAATCAGAACTGGAAGGACTCCGCGGACGCCATCTGCTTCAGCGACGGCACCCCCGCCGAGGGCCCCATCGCTGTGTCGGAGGTACAGGGATACGCGTACGACGCCCTGATCCGCACGGCTCGACTGGCCCACGACGTATGGGCGGACGAGACCTACGCGGCCCGACTGCGGGATCTGGCGGGGCGGTTGAGAGACCGCTTCCTGCGGGACTTCTGGATGCCCGGTGTGGACTTTCCCGCTCTTGCGCTGGACGGCGCAGGACGTCAGGTCGATGTCCTCGCATCCGACGCCGGTCACCTGCTCTGGTCGGGGATCCTCGACGAGGACCGAGGCCGCAGGGTGGGCCGCAGGCTTCTGGAACCGGACTTCTTCTCCGGCTGGGCGATCAGAACCCTGGCTGCCGGGCAGAAGCCCTATCACCCGCTGTCGTATCACCGCGGCAGCGCATGGCCGCACGACAACGGACTCATCGCGCTCGGCCTCGCCCGTCACGGCCTCCTGGAGGAGGTCCGCCGGCTCAGCGAGGGGCTGACAGCCGCCGCGGCACGCTACGGATACCGACTGCCGGAGGTACTCGCCGGCTACGACCGCTCGGCGACCGCGTCGCCCGTCCCGTACCCGCACTCCTGCTCACCGCAGGCCTGGGCGGCGGCGACCCCGCTCGCCCTGCGGACGGCCCTCGGCCAGGTGGGGGCCCTGTAA
- a CDS encoding MGH1-like glycoside hydrolase domain-containing protein: MKSLLEQPAPTAPADHLTLRRGAARVLIDNWTGSSTVPSRTLYPHQWSWDSAFIAIGLRHFSVRRAQQELESLLAGQWADGRLPHIVFNPRVPYGAYFPSPDFWQSSQAGRAGGAPASPETSGIVQPPVHALAAWLVHCSDPAESDRRGFLSRMYPGLTAWHDYLLTRRRLADGGLAAVIHPWEPGMDNSPCWDRPLARVEPADAFRRADLANGNPADRPTDLDYGRYVRLAESYRAANYDDRTATHRFAVEDPAFNALLVTSELALARIAAHLGRSPEPHTERAAQLTRTVVDRLWDDKSGLFRARDLVDDTLIDERSVAGLVPLIIPGLPTDLVNALVETLNGPGFRAPATDLVPSYDLTGPSFDPKRYWRGPAWFNTAWLIERGLRTHGRHEDARRLSRAVVTEAGRSGFAEYIDPATGEARGARNFSWTAALALDLLHTDKDTSHD; the protein is encoded by the coding sequence GTGAAGTCCCTCCTGGAACAGCCCGCGCCCACCGCGCCCGCAGACCACCTGACACTGCGGCGCGGTGCGGCGCGGGTCCTCATCGACAACTGGACGGGTAGCTCCACGGTGCCCTCGCGCACCCTCTACCCCCACCAGTGGAGCTGGGACTCCGCGTTCATCGCCATAGGGCTGCGCCATTTCTCGGTACGCCGCGCCCAGCAGGAACTCGAGTCCCTGCTGGCCGGACAATGGGCGGACGGCCGCCTCCCGCACATCGTGTTCAACCCGCGTGTGCCGTACGGCGCCTATTTCCCGAGCCCCGACTTCTGGCAGTCCTCCCAGGCCGGTCGGGCCGGGGGCGCCCCGGCCTCCCCCGAGACCTCCGGCATCGTCCAGCCCCCGGTGCACGCCCTCGCCGCATGGCTGGTGCACTGCTCCGACCCCGCCGAGTCGGACCGCCGCGGCTTCCTGAGCAGGATGTACCCCGGGCTGACTGCCTGGCACGACTACCTCCTCACCCGGCGCCGACTGGCCGACGGGGGACTGGCCGCCGTGATCCACCCGTGGGAGCCCGGCATGGACAACAGCCCCTGCTGGGACCGGCCGCTCGCCCGTGTCGAGCCCGCCGACGCCTTCCGCCGCGCCGACCTCGCCAACGGCAACCCCGCCGACCGCCCCACCGACCTCGACTACGGCCGCTACGTCCGCCTGGCCGAAAGCTATCGCGCCGCCAACTACGACGACCGGACGGCGACTCACCGCTTCGCCGTCGAGGACCCGGCCTTCAACGCCCTGCTGGTAACGAGCGAGCTCGCCCTGGCGCGCATCGCCGCACACCTCGGTCGTTCCCCCGAACCGCACACGGAGCGAGCCGCCCAGCTGACCCGGACCGTCGTCGACCGCCTGTGGGACGACAAGTCCGGCCTCTTCCGCGCCCGCGACCTCGTCGACGACACCCTCATCGACGAACGCAGCGTCGCCGGCCTCGTCCCGCTCATCATCCCCGGCCTGCCCACCGACCTGGTGAACGCTCTGGTGGAGACTCTGAACGGACCCGGCTTCCGGGCACCGGCCACCGACCTGGTCCCCAGCTACGACCTGACCGGACCCAGCTTCGACCCCAAGCGATACTGGCGCGGCCCGGCCTGGTTCAACACAGCCTGGCTGATCGAACGCGGACTGCGTACGCACGGCCGGCACGAAGACGCCCGGCGCCTGAGCCGAGCCGTCGTCACGGAGGCCGGACGCTCCGGGTTCGCCGAATACATCGACCCGGCAACCGGCGAGGCCCGCGGCGCCCGCAACTTCTCCTGGACGGCCGCTCTCGCGCTCGACCTGCTGCACACCGACAAGGACACGAGCCATGACTGA
- a CDS encoding sugar phosphate isomerase/epimerase family protein, which yields MLKTAAQEQLLPGDTLQAKWEFAQNAGYDAIELRGKGDQHFASRLDELKQARKDGVVMPTVCVEMLHFFGAFDPELRRDAIRQMKSQLTVMGEIGGLGAQTPASYGMFSRRLPPFEPPRTEEEDRDILLAGLTELGEHARSEGVTLFLEPLNRYEDHMVNRLDQAADLIRATGLDSVRIGIDSYHMNIEESDPAAAILAHADVIGHAQVSDSNRFQPGAGHLDWPAWLGALHTIAYDGYLAAECRLTGDPVDAVRSVPAFLKRSGA from the coding sequence ATGCTCAAGACCGCCGCACAGGAGCAACTCCTGCCCGGAGACACCCTGCAGGCCAAATGGGAGTTCGCGCAGAACGCCGGCTACGACGCCATCGAGTTGCGCGGCAAGGGCGACCAGCACTTCGCTTCCCGGCTCGACGAACTCAAGCAGGCACGCAAGGACGGTGTGGTCATGCCCACCGTCTGCGTCGAGATGCTGCACTTCTTCGGTGCCTTCGACCCGGAGCTGCGCCGCGACGCCATCCGTCAGATGAAGTCGCAGCTCACCGTGATGGGCGAGATCGGCGGCCTGGGCGCCCAGACCCCCGCGTCCTACGGCATGTTCTCCCGCCGCCTGCCCCCCTTCGAGCCCCCTCGTACCGAGGAGGAAGACCGCGACATCCTGCTGGCGGGTCTCACCGAACTCGGCGAACACGCGCGCAGCGAAGGCGTAACGCTCTTCCTGGAACCGCTGAACCGCTACGAGGACCACATGGTCAACCGGCTCGACCAGGCCGCCGACCTGATCCGGGCCACCGGCCTCGACTCGGTCAGGATCGGCATCGACAGCTACCACATGAACATCGAGGAGTCCGACCCCGCCGCCGCGATACTCGCCCACGCGGACGTCATCGGCCACGCCCAGGTCTCCGACTCCAACCGCTTCCAGCCCGGCGCCGGACACCTCGACTGGCCCGCCTGGCTCGGCGCCCTGCACACCATCGCCTACGACGGATACCTCGCCGCCGAGTGCCGATTGACCGGCGACCCCGTCGACGCCGTCCGTTCCGTTCCCGCCTTCCTCAAGAGGTCCGGCGCGTGA
- a CDS encoding zinc-dependent alcohol dehydrogenase, producing the protein MERVVQFTGPRQVEVTEQVRAELPLGHLRVRTLYSGISAGTELTAYRGTNPYLTRTWDPEARLFREGAAGIEYPVAGWGYSEVGEVVEVSPELAGTAGMPVPGDLVWGIWGHRSEGIVPAERMVGHTLPAGLEPLGGAFARVGAIAYNAVLAGDIHLGEDVAVFGQGVIGLLTTRLAQLSGARVTAVDALDSRLETARRYGAQHTLNARTDQVAERIREATAGAGADLAIEISGAYPALHDALRSVAVGGRVVASGFYQGDGIGLRLGDEFHHNRVQLICSQIGGVPPQLSNRWSVERLQQTFLRLIADGSVDVTSLVSHVIPVADAADAYVLLDERPAEALQVVLEF; encoded by the coding sequence GTGGAACGCGTCGTCCAGTTCACCGGCCCTCGCCAGGTGGAGGTAACCGAGCAGGTCAGAGCCGAACTGCCCCTCGGGCATCTGCGGGTTCGCACCCTCTACTCGGGCATCTCGGCCGGCACCGAGCTCACCGCTTACCGGGGCACCAACCCGTACCTGACGCGGACCTGGGACCCCGAAGCCCGCCTCTTCCGCGAAGGCGCGGCCGGCATCGAGTACCCGGTGGCCGGGTGGGGCTACTCCGAGGTCGGCGAGGTGGTCGAGGTGTCGCCGGAGCTGGCCGGCACCGCGGGTATGCCGGTCCCCGGCGACCTGGTGTGGGGCATCTGGGGCCACCGCAGCGAAGGCATCGTCCCCGCCGAGCGCATGGTGGGCCACACCCTCCCGGCCGGACTGGAGCCGCTGGGCGGCGCCTTCGCCCGCGTCGGTGCCATCGCCTACAACGCCGTCCTGGCCGGTGACATCCACCTGGGCGAGGACGTCGCCGTCTTCGGACAAGGTGTGATCGGCCTGCTCACCACCCGCCTCGCCCAGCTCAGCGGCGCCCGCGTCACCGCCGTCGACGCACTCGACAGCCGGCTGGAGACCGCCCGGCGCTACGGCGCGCAGCACACCCTCAACGCCCGCACCGACCAGGTCGCCGAACGGATCCGCGAGGCCACCGCCGGCGCCGGTGCCGACCTCGCCATCGAAATCAGCGGCGCCTACCCCGCCCTGCACGACGCCCTCCGCTCCGTCGCCGTCGGAGGCCGCGTGGTGGCCTCCGGCTTCTACCAGGGCGACGGCATCGGCCTTCGCCTGGGCGACGAGTTCCACCACAACCGCGTGCAGCTCATCTGCTCCCAGATCGGCGGCGTCCCCCCTCAGCTGTCGAACCGCTGGAGCGTCGAGCGCCTTCAGCAGACCTTCCTGCGGCTGATCGCCGACGGATCCGTGGACGTGACCTCCCTGGTCAGCCATGTGATCCCGGTCGCCGACGCCGCCGACGCCTACGTACTGCTGGACGAGCGCCCCGCCGAGGCGCTTCAGGTCGTCCTGGAATTCTGA
- a CDS encoding ABC transporter substrate-binding protein — MRIRTLRSRMTVAGVTAALGTGLLAGCSTGGTGPGTPDRQITVWSQENLPDRIAATQKIIDGFENETGIKVKLVGVDEGQMPQLIMSAAAAGKLPDVIGAAPMGQVWQMYSNGLLNTDIPKKIISGLGRDTFNANAVDLTSDGATSLSVPSDAWLQLLVYRKDQFGQKNLATPDTYAHAVSAAKALTGKGNDGISAATDPSDVFTSQSFESIALANDCQLVDDRHEVALDSPRCATAFRTYDQLTRAYGAPGTQTVDSTRATYFSGRSSMIIWSSFLLDELAGLRKDALPSCPECRDDSRYLSDNSGIVTAMKGPDAREAAQFGEITSWVTTKTAETDASREFIEYMMGSGYESWFGMSPEGKIPVRKGTAAEPDRYIDAWRHSEIGVDTKKPFDQVFPTSLLNQLADGVSNMRRWGITQGEGALVGATNGELPVPKAIGAMSGGQTSPSEAAREADDEISALQKSLQ, encoded by the coding sequence ATGCGCATCAGGACCCTGCGGTCAAGGATGACCGTGGCCGGCGTCACAGCCGCCCTGGGCACCGGGCTACTGGCCGGCTGCTCCACCGGCGGCACCGGGCCTGGCACGCCGGACCGGCAGATCACGGTCTGGTCACAGGAAAACCTTCCGGACCGCATCGCGGCGACGCAGAAGATCATCGACGGGTTCGAGAACGAGACCGGGATCAAGGTCAAGCTCGTCGGTGTCGACGAGGGCCAGATGCCGCAGCTGATCATGTCGGCCGCCGCCGCGGGCAAACTGCCGGACGTCATCGGCGCCGCGCCGATGGGCCAGGTCTGGCAGATGTACAGCAACGGCCTGCTCAACACCGACATACCGAAGAAGATCATCTCCGGTCTCGGGCGGGACACCTTCAACGCCAACGCCGTCGACCTGACGTCCGACGGGGCCACCAGTCTGAGTGTCCCTTCCGACGCCTGGCTCCAACTGCTGGTCTACCGCAAGGACCAGTTCGGGCAGAAGAACCTGGCGACCCCGGACACGTACGCACACGCCGTATCCGCGGCCAAGGCCCTCACCGGCAAGGGCAACGACGGCATCTCGGCGGCCACCGACCCGAGCGACGTCTTCACCTCGCAGAGCTTCGAGAGCATCGCCCTGGCCAACGACTGCCAACTGGTCGACGACCGGCACGAGGTCGCCCTCGACTCCCCGCGGTGCGCGACCGCGTTCCGCACCTACGACCAGCTCACCCGTGCCTACGGTGCACCGGGCACCCAGACGGTGGACTCCACCCGAGCCACCTACTTCTCCGGCCGGTCCTCGATGATCATCTGGTCGTCGTTCCTGCTGGACGAGCTCGCAGGACTGCGCAAGGACGCCCTGCCCAGTTGTCCCGAGTGCCGCGACGACTCGCGATACCTGTCGGACAACAGCGGCATCGTCACCGCCATGAAGGGCCCTGACGCCCGCGAGGCGGCGCAGTTCGGCGAGATCACCTCCTGGGTGACCACCAAGACAGCGGAGACCGACGCCTCCCGCGAGTTCATCGAGTACATGATGGGCAGCGGCTACGAGTCCTGGTTCGGCATGTCCCCCGAGGGCAAGATCCCGGTCCGCAAAGGCACCGCCGCCGAGCCCGACCGCTATATCGACGCATGGCGGCACAGCGAGATCGGCGTCGACACGAAGAAGCCCTTCGACCAGGTCTTCCCCACGAGTCTGCTCAACCAGCTCGCCGACGGCGTCAGCAACATGCGCCGCTGGGGCATCACCCAGGGCGAGGGAGCACTCGTCGGCGCGACCAACGGCGAACTGCCCGTTCCCAAGGCCATCGGCGCCATGAGCGGCGGCCAGACCTCCCCCTCCGAAGCGGCACGCGAAGCCGACGACGAGATCTCCGCCCTGCAGAAGTCTCTCCAGTAG